From the Nitrospirota bacterium genome, the window CGACCTTTCAAGCTTCCTCGCGGACTGGCTCGGCTCCTACGGCCCGGTCCGGAAGCAGGAGGTGCAGCATCTCCTGGGCGTCACGCCCGAGCGGCTCGATGAGGCGATCGAACCCCTGATCGAGGCGCAGAGCGTGATTATGGACCGCTTCGGAGAGGAGAGCGCAGAACTTGAGATCTGCGACACCCGGAACCTCGAGATGCTGCTGCGCATGGCTCGCCGCTATCGCCAGCCGGCATTCGAGGCGCTTCCCCGGGGACACCTTGTCCTGTTCCTCGCGGCGTTCCAGGGCGTGATCCCGCGCGGGGAGAGCCGGGAGGACCTGCAGCAGCGGCTGGAACAGCTCTTCGGGTGGCCCGCGCCGGCCGACGAATGGGAAGAGCACCTGCTCCCCTCCCGGATGCGGCAGTACCGCAGCGAATGGCTTGACGGCCTCATGGGCTCCAGCGATCTGATCTGGTTCGGCTGCGGCCGCAGGCGCATCAGCCTCGCCTTCGCAAGCGACCTCGAGCTTTTCCGGACGGACCATGAGCCCGATCAGGCCGGGGACGCCGGCGACCTCGAGCACCTGATCCCGGACCGGCGCGGCAGGTTCAGCTTCTTCGAGATCGCCGAACGGTCCCATCTTGATACGGAGCGCGCCACGGAACTGCTCTGGAAGGAAGCATGGAAAGGGAATGTGACGAGCGATTCCTTTCGCCCGGTCCGGAGGGGTGTCCTGACAGGATTCAAGGCCGCTGTCTTCCGGGAAGAGCCGAGGCTCGCTTCGAGAAGGTCGGGGTTCAACCGGTGGAACGCATCGCGGCCGGTCGAGGGGCACTGGCTCCGGATCGACGCTCCTCCCCGGCAGCGGGACATCCTCGAAGACGAGGAACTGGCGAAGGACCGGGCGCGCCAGGTCCTCCGTCGTTACGGCGTTATCTTCCGGGAACTGCTGGCGAACGAGTTGCCGTCCCTCCGGTGGCGGGCGATCTTCAGATCCCTGCGCCTCATGGAGATGTCCGGAGAGGTCCTGTCCGGCTATTTTTTCGAAGGCATCAGAGGCCCGCAGTTTATTTCCCCGGACGCGCTCCGGATGCTCCGTGAGCCGCTGCCTCAGGATGCCGTGTTCTGGATCAGCGCCATCGACCCCGTTTCGCTCTGCGGCCTTGCCCTGGAGAGCTCTCAAGGGCTTCCCAGCCGCATTCCTTCGAACCAGCTGGTATATCACGGAACCCGGCTGGTCATGATATCCAGACGGCTCGGCAGGAGCCTCGATATTTTCGTGGACCCCGACGATGCCGGCCTGCCCGACTACTTCGGCATGTTCAAGGAACTTCTTTCCCGTGAGTTCAACCCGCCCCGGAAGGTCACGGTCGAGACGATCAATGGACAGACCGCCGGCAGCAGTCCCTACGCAGGAGCGCTCAGGCAGATCGGATTCCGTTCATCCCGAAACGTGCTTGAGCTGTGGAAGGAGTATTAACGGGGAATTCCGGATCTCAACCAACAATTCCGCGTTGATCTGAGACCTCAATGAGCTGATCATAAGTCGGGCTGGATATTCGTATTCGATATTATGTATCGGGATGCTGTTGCCGGAATTTAAGGGTTTTTCTCCAAGAAAAACAGCATTTCTCTTGATTTGCAGCTATCTTCCGGATATAATTCATTTCAGTCTCTTTTTTTCTTTCCTGCGGTTTATCCCGAGGCATTTTCTATGGCAGAAAAAAAGTTTGAGGACGCGCTTGCGAGGCTCGAGGAGATCGTCAAAGAGCTCGAATCAGGCGACCTGTCGCTTGACCTTTCCCTGAAGCTGTTCGAAGAGGGCGTCAAGCTCTCCCGGATTTGCAACAAGCGGTTGGAGGAAGCCGAGCGCCGGGTTGAAGTGCTGCTTAAGGACAAGGCCGGCATCGTGACCGCACAACCGTTCCGGGAAGAGGAAGAGTAGGCCGCCGTCATGGACATCAAGGGATACCTGGCAAGAAAAAAGGACGTTGTCGACCGGACGCTTCAGAAACTGGTCCCGAATGAGAAGACCTTCCCGCCAGCCGTGCATGAGGCCATGCGCTACAGCCTGTTCGCCGGCGGGAAGCGCGTGCGGCCCATCCTGGCCTTAGCGGCAGCCGAGGCGCTCGGCGCGAAGACCACGGACCTGCTGCCGATCGCGGCCTCGCTGGAGCTCATCCATACCTACTCGCTCATCCACGACGACCTTCCGGCCATGGACAACGACGATTTTCGCCGGGGAAGGCCCACGTGCCACAAGGTGTACGGCGAGGCGATCGCGATCCTGGCGGGCGACGGCCTGCTGAACCTGGCGTTCGAAGTGCTCTCCCATCCCCGGAGAACCAGGGCAATCCCCGCGAGCCGGCTGATCACGATCACCAGGGAGATCGCAACGGCCTCGGGCGTCTTCGGGATGATCGGCGGACAGGTCGTGGACATCCAGTCCGAGGGCCGGGAGGTCGATTTCCCGACGCTGGAATACATCCACACCCACAAGACAGGCGCCCTGATCCGGTCATCGGTCCGCGCGGGCGCGCTGTACGCCAGGGCGGGGAAGCGCCAGTTCGCCGCATTGACCCGCTACGGAGAGATGGTGGGGCTCGCGTTCCAGATCGCAGACGACATCCTCGACATCACCGGCAAGCAGGAGGAGATCGGTAAGGACGTGGGCAGTGATATAAAAAAGGGGAAGAAGACCTTCCCGAGCTTCTACGGGCTTCAGGAGTCGCGGCGCAGGGCAGGGGAGGTCGCGGACAGGGCTCTGGCGGCTCTCAAGG encodes:
- a CDS encoding ATP-dependent helicase, which gives rise to TLVPVSPGESEKSLKRRAEVYLHNLPDTAVLSEEYDLSSFLADWLGSYGPVRKQEVQHLLGVTPERLDEAIEPLIEAQSVIMDRFGEESAELEICDTRNLEMLLRMARRYRQPAFEALPRGHLVLFLAAFQGVIPRGESREDLQQRLEQLFGWPAPADEWEEHLLPSRMRQYRSEWLDGLMGSSDLIWFGCGRRRISLAFASDLELFRTDHEPDQAGDAGDLEHLIPDRRGRFSFFEIAERSHLDTERATELLWKEAWKGNVTSDSFRPVRRGVLTGFKAAVFREEPRLASRRSGFNRWNASRPVEGHWLRIDAPPRQRDILEDEELAKDRARQVLRRYGVIFRELLANELPSLRWRAIFRSLRLMEMSGEVLSGYFFEGIRGPQFISPDALRMLREPLPQDAVFWISAIDPVSLCGLALESSQGLPSRIPSNQLVYHGTRLVMISRRLGRSLDIFVDPDDAGLPDYFGMFKELLSREFNPPRKVTVETINGQTAGSSPYAGALRQIGFRSSRNVLELWKEY
- a CDS encoding farnesyl diphosphate synthase, whose amino-acid sequence is MDIKGYLARKKDVVDRTLQKLVPNEKTFPPAVHEAMRYSLFAGGKRVRPILALAAAEALGAKTTDLLPIAASLELIHTYSLIHDDLPAMDNDDFRRGRPTCHKVYGEAIAILAGDGLLNLAFEVLSHPRRTRAIPASRLITITREIATASGVFGMIGGQVVDIQSEGREVDFPTLEYIHTHKTGALIRSSVRAGALYARAGKRQFAALTRYGEMVGLAFQIADDILDITGKQEEIGKDVGSDIKKGKKTFPSFYGLQESRRRAGEVADRALAALKDFDRKADPLRELAKYIINRVN
- the xseB gene encoding exodeoxyribonuclease VII small subunit, translating into MAEKKFEDALARLEEIVKELESGDLSLDLSLKLFEEGVKLSRICNKRLEEAERRVEVLLKDKAGIVTAQPFREEEE